The following are encoded in a window of Rosa chinensis cultivar Old Blush chromosome 4, RchiOBHm-V2, whole genome shotgun sequence genomic DNA:
- the LOC112199472 gene encoding uncharacterized protein LOC112199472: protein MTASSEASNPMSEMEKSLKRFSNDVPHNVEEDEDVEGPRKRTHFLRPMDKFASTITPDSSIDGSKKMRQQNINDGIWKERTHGVHQNLARWVYETGIPFHTIDNDCFKKFVEAVGQFGPGYRPPSQYQLREPLLKEEIERTRQSLKKQEEEWALNGCSIMIDVWTDRKRSIMNLCVNCKKGTTFLSSKEDSAEAHTGLYIYEYVDKYIKKVGPQNVVQVVTDNASNNMAGDLLKLKRPNIFWTSCATHTLNLMFQGIGNQPRFKRVIEKAKAFTIFIYAHHKTLALMRKFTKKRDIVRPGVTRFATSFLSLQSLVEKKWELRAMVVSDEWDDCKHSMSMKGKTAYATILSASFWNGVTLYLKVVAPLVKVFRLVYGDKKPSMGFVYGELLKAKEEIKEAFKNQEVNYRPILEIIDDKARDRLDSPLHLVAYLLNPYYTYKDQSIQNNEVVMDAFFTCVEKFFPDNIETQSVVTNIELGKYMNKNGGFGRVLAKVGCANNDDNYDPVGWWSNYGNDVPKLQRMAIKILSLTTSSSGCERNWSTFEGIHTKKMNRLDTTRLSNLIYVQFNAKIINKKRREKERRVDVLLANEASMAQGWIVDGGDEKVELGEMVREASGVDNVLELRRGSRNVEVRELYEENFVSDENTEEEGDEEAYKFESDME from the exons ATGACCGCATCTTCCGAAGCATCTAATCCAATGTCTGAAATGGAGAAATCATTGAAGCGTTTTTCAAATGATGTTCCACATAAtgttgaagaagatgaagatgttgAAGGACCAAGAAAAAGGACGCACTTTCTTAGGCCTATGGATAAGTTTGCTTCTACAATCACTCCCGATTCTTCGATAGATGGAAGCAAGAAGATGAGACAACAAAACATCAATGATGGCATTTGGAAGGAAAGAACACATGGTGTGCATCAAAATTTGGCTCGGTGGGTGTATGAAACCGGCATTCCTTTTCATACCATCGACAATGATTGCTTCAAAAAATTTGTAGAAGCGGTTGGTCAATTTGGACCAGGTTACCGACCTCCAAGCCAATACCAATTAAGGGAGCCATTGTTGAAGGAAGAGATTGAGAGGACTAGACAATCACtcaagaagcaagaagaagagtgGGCTTTGAATGGTTGCTCAATTATGATCGATGTTTGGACCGACCGAAAGAGAAGTATAATGaatttatgtgtcaattgcaAGAAAGGCacaacttttctttcttctaaggAAGACTCGGCGGAAGCACACACCGGGTTGTATATCTATGAATATGTTGACAAGTACATTAAAAAAGTTGGGCCACAAAATGTAGTTCAAGTAGTGACGGACAATGCTTCTAACAATATGGCGGGGGATTTGTTGAAGTTGAAGAGACCAAACATATTTTGGACTTCATGTGCCACTCACACATTGaacctaatgtttcaaggaattGGTAACCAACCTAGATTCAAGAGAGTGATTGAGAAGGCAAAGGCCTTCACTATCTTCATTTATGCACATCACAAGACATTGGCGTTGATGAGGAAGTTCACAAAGAAAAGAGACATAGTGAGACCGGGAGTCACTAGATTTGCAACTTCTTTCCTAAGTTTGCAAAGCTTGGTGGAGAAAAAATGGGAGTTAAGGGCTATGGTTGTTAGTGATGAATGGGATGATTGTAAACATTCCATGAGTATGAAGGGGAAAACAGCATATGCCACTATATTGAGTGCCTCTTTTTGGAATGGGGTAACACTTTACTTGAAAGTAGTTGCTCCTTTAGTTAAGGTGTTTCGGCTTGTTTATGGGGATAAAAAGCCATCAATGGGCTTTGTATATGGAGAGCTACTTAAAGCAAAGGAAGAGATTAAAGAGGCATTCAAAAATCAAGAGGTCAACTATCGTCCAATCCTTGAAATTATTGATGATAAAGCACGTGATCGACTTGATAGTCCATTACATTTGGTGGCTTACCTCTTGAACCCTTATTACACCTACAAAGATCAAAGCATACAAAATAATGAAGTTGTCATGGATGCATTCTTTACTTGTGTTGAGAAGTTCTTTCCCGATAACATTGAGACCCAAAGTGTTGTGACAAATATAGAGTTGGGGAAGTATATGAACAAAAATGGTGGATTTGGAAGAGTTTTGGCTAAGGTGGGATGTGCTAACAATGATGACAATTATGATCCGG TTGGATGGTGGTCCAATTATGGAAATGATGTACCCAAATTACAAAGAATGGCTATAAAGATACTCTCATTGACTACAAGTTCATCTGGgtgtgagagaaattggagcACTTTTGAGGGG ATCCATACAAAGAAAATGAATAGACTAGATACAACAAGGTTGAGCAATTTAATCTATGTTCAATTCAATGCCAAGATCATCAACAAAAAGAGAAGGGAGAAAGAGAGGAGAGTTGATGTACTACTTGCTAATGAAGCTAGTATGGCTCAAGGATGGATTGTTGATGGTGGTGATGAAAAAGTTGAGTTGGGTGAAATGGTTAGAGAGGCATCAGGAGTGGATAATGTCTTAGAGCTTAGGAGAGGTTCTAGAAATGTGGAAGTAAGAGAACTTTATGAAGAAAATTTTGTATCGGATGAGAACACGGAAGAGGAGGGAGATGAGGAGGCTTATAAGTTTGAGTCCGATATGGAGTGA